The sequence CGTCTGCATCGTCGTGTCCTGCGATCACCTGCAGCGTGATGGCCGCATCCGTCACGGTGCGGGCGATCGGGCCGGGCGAATCGTGCTTGCTCGTGATGGGAATGACGCCCGAACGACTGACGACTCCGAGGGTGGGCTTCACGCCGACCGTCGATGCGGATGCGGCGGGGCAGGTGATCGAGCCGTCGGTGTCCGTGCCGATCGAGACCGTGGCGAGCGCTGCGGCCGCCGCGACGGCCGCGCCGCTCGACGAGCCACAGGGCGTCCGCTCCCTGTCGTAAGGGTTACGGGTCTGCCCACCCACGGCGCTCCACCCGGCCGGCTGCTTCGACGAGTAGAAGTTGGCCCACTCGGACATGTTGGTCTTACCAAGGATGATCGCCCCCGCCTCACGCAGCCGTTGCACGAGGAAGGCATCCTGCGCCGGCTTCGATCCGGCGAGCGCGGTCGAACCAGCCGTGGTCCTCTGCGCATCGGCGGTGTCCATGTTCTCCTTCAGCAGCACAGGGATGCCCTCCAGCGGCCCGCGGGACTCATCGGACCGGCGGCGCTCATCGCTCTCCTGCGCGAGGTCGAGCGCGTCGGGGTTGGTCTGCACGATGGCGTGGAGGGTCGGGTTCAGCTTCTCGATCCTGTCGAGGTAGGCCTGTGTCAGCGCCTCGGCATCCAGCTCCTCCTCGTCCATGGCGTGCTGCAGCTCCGGGATGGTCATCTCATCGAGGAACGTCGACATGTCCGCGCCGGGTTCGGGCGCTTTCACGCCGACCGTGCAGGCCGTGAGTGGTGCGGCCAGGCACGCGACTGCCATCAGGGCCACGAACCCGCGCCGTCGATGTCGGTTCGAGTTGTGCATCTTTCATCTCCTGTCACAGCGTCGGCATGGCGACACCGGGTGCGAATCGGTTGGTGTGCTGCCCCGCTTCTCAGCGCGGGGAAGAGCGCTTGAGCGGCGCCTCTATCGACGCTAGGTTCGCGGGGCGACGACCACGAGGGAGCCTGTCACCGCATGGGGGTGTAGCAGGCTGCACCGTTCAGAGGATGGCGGATGCGACCTCTTCGTCGTCGCGGTCGCTGTCGCCGCCCGCGACGTATGTCAGGCACGCGCGCACGCACGCGGATGCGAGACACTCCAGGGAGTCCACCACTGTGGTCAGCAGAGAGGCCGGCCCAAGCACGAGCGGGAGTTCCGTGCATGCGGCGACCAGCACGTCGGCGCCGCCCCTGTGCAGGCGCGAAGCCGCGGATGCCACCCGGTCCTCGGCCAGGGAGAGTCGTCGTCCGCTCTTCACGAGCCCGATGGCCTCGTCGATCAACCGGGACTGGTCACAGTCCGAGGGGTACATGACGCGAAGGCCACGACGCGATGCCGCCGCGTCGTACAGTGCCGCCGCCCTGGTGCCGCGTGTACCCAGGACCCCCACCCGCTCCGCTCCGCTGCGAGCAACCAGGTCCAGCGTCTCGCCGACCATGTCGATCCAGACCAGCCGCGTGGAGGCGCGCAGTTCTGGCAGGAAAGCATGCGCGGTGTTGCACGGGATCGCCAGGATCTCCGCCCCCGCTGTTTCGAGCTTTCTGGCGCCATCCACCATCGCGGGCACCGGCGACGGCCCGCCCGCCAGGATCGCGGCCGTACGATCCGGAATCCGCGGATCGCTCCAGATCACCGTCGGAATGTGACCCTGATCGTGGCCCGCCGGTGTCGCTCGAACCACCGCGTCGTAGAAGCGGGCCGTGGCGAGCGGCCCCATCCCGCCGAGCACGCCGAGGACCCGAGGCTCGCCTGGTGCGCGCAGGCGCACGGAAGCGGGCGACGGATTCATGAGTCGATCGTCCCCCTTGGGGGCAGCGGGACGTCGGTGCTGATGGACGAAAGTGCGTCGCCGGTTCGTCCGAGTGCGGTGGACGGCATACGTCACCCGATCCGCGAGGCCGAGAAGATCAGCTGGTCGGCATGAACGCCGAGGCGATGCCCGGGCTACAGTGGCCTTCGGCTACCCGATGGCCATCGGTGCGATGGTCGCCTTCGCCGTCGGTCTGTTCGGGGTGTTCAAGTACAAGAAGTGGCTCTGATCGCCAGGGCGGATCCGGGGGGATGATGCACGTGCGAGGCCGATGGACGGTCGATGCCGCGCGCGAGGGTCGCGCGATTTTCGACTACGTGTGGGGCCTGCGCCCGCTGTTCCTGCGCTGGCCGTTCCTGGCCGCCCTGGCCGTCGTCGCGGCGGTGGCGATCGGGCTCGTCATCGGGACCGGTTCCGTTCTGGGGTGGATCGTCCTGGGCCTGCTCGGGTCGCTGCTCCTGCTCGTGCTCGTTCTTCGTCTGGTGCTGGTGCGCTCCTTGCGGGCGGGTCTGAAGCCGGGCGTTCCCGACGGTTCGACGGTCGAGGTCGCTCTCGACGACACGGCGTGGACCTCGACATCCCCCGGCCAGAGCCACACCTTCCCGTGGGAGGCGTACGACCGTGTCGCGGTCTCGGACGGATACCTGATCCTGACCGCGGCACGGAAGGGCACGTGGATTCCGCACTCGCTCGTCTACGCACCCCTCGCCGCCTTCGACGCCGACCCGGAGTCCGTCGTGGGGTTCGTCACCGCCGCACGGAAACGGCGGTGACCGCCTGCTGCTTCCGGCAGCAGACCTGATGGAGACTGGGTTCACGCAGAAGGATTCCGAGGGGTTGTCAGTGATCACCGCCACGTACAGGCAGCAGTACATGAAGGCCTATGCCGACGACAGCGCGAAAGATCGAGGCCACTACCGGGATGTGACCGCGTATCTGGATGCCTGCCGCAAGATCTTCGACGACTACTGCGACGGCAAGCCGGCAGATCAACAGGTCCACACGTGGCGCGGGCTGCTGCGGGTGCCGTGGAAGCTGGCCGCGCACGACGCGCTTCTGGCTGAGGACATGCCTGCCCTGAACGATGCCCTGTTCCACTTCGCCGTCGCCGAGGGCTGCCGGAACTGGACCGGTTCCACCCCCGACTACGCCTACCCCACGGTCAAACGCGTCTTGGCGGCGGGGATGTTCGATCGCGTGCCGCTTCTGCTGCCCGAGGAGTTCCTGGACCGCGGCACGTGGGCACCCATGGCCTCCGTTGTCATGGTCCTCTGGCACGGGCGTGAAGACCTCGCGCCGTCGGTGCGGGTGCGCGCTCACCGCCACCTGGAGCGAAAGCAGCCGAAGCTGTACGAGGCGGAGTTGAGGTACCTGCTCGCGCTGCTCGACGAAGACCCGGAGGAGGCTTCCATCCAGCTGAACAACTACGTCAACGCGGTCTCGCGTGTCTCCGAATCGGGCGTCGGAGCGTTGGAGAAGCTGTTCTGGCCCTTCGCTCACGGACTGTACAACCTGGCGTGGAAGGTCTGGCCGGAAGACGGGGCCCGTTCGATCCGGCTCCCCGAGCACAAGCGCTTCTGCGACGACCTGGCTCTCTGGCAGAGCGAGAACGGCTTCCCGGCCGGCACCGTGCGCATCAGCTACCCCGAGCCGCTCGGGC is a genomic window of Microbacterium maritypicum containing:
- a CDS encoding amidase family protein, which translates into the protein MHNSNRHRRRGFVALMAVACLAAPLTACTVGVKAPEPGADMSTFLDEMTIPELQHAMDEEELDAEALTQAYLDRIEKLNPTLHAIVQTNPDALDLAQESDERRRSDESRGPLEGIPVLLKENMDTADAQRTTAGSTALAGSKPAQDAFLVQRLREAGAIILGKTNMSEWANFYSSKQPAGWSAVGGQTRNPYDRERTPCGSSSGAAVAAAAALATVSIGTDTDGSITCPAASASTVGVKPTLGVVSRSGVIPITSKHDSPGPIARTVTDAAITLQVIAGHDDADADSVDGRLPQDLDDLLDQGALHGSRIGVWREGHEGVDDEADDAFDMSVEVLRGLGATVIEGADVPDIESLVPTDLLPAVLTEFKHDLNRYLETTPGDHPRSLTELIAYNQEHADVELPIPLEQDYFVMADRTDGNVEDPEYRAHREMVATRAQESVDDVLRKHDLDAIVTISDLPAASLQAQKPPSFQSSTRNTSLAGYPNITVPSAFTDSGLPIGLTFIGTRLSDASLLSFAYAYEQATGARRAPAL
- a CDS encoding cysteate racemase, with the protein product MNPSPASVRLRAPGEPRVLGVLGGMGPLATARFYDAVVRATPAGHDQGHIPTVIWSDPRIPDRTAAILAGGPSPVPAMVDGARKLETAGAEILAIPCNTAHAFLPELRASTRLVWIDMVGETLDLVARSGAERVGVLGTRGTRAAALYDAAASRRGLRVMYPSDCDQSRLIDEAIGLVKSGRRLSLAEDRVASAASRLHRGGADVLVAACTELPLVLGPASLLTTVVDSLECLASACVRACLTYVAGGDSDRDDEEVASAIL